From a single Cyclobacterium marinum DSM 745 genomic region:
- a CDS encoding discoidin domain-containing protein: MKEYKRLQSVPFWFFFWLFCYCSLLVNAQNNLSFSAQASSSSMEKNHEPKLAIDGDSNTHWRSRPDDENAWIVLKFPGATEVIKVDINFVPSTVPNEAFNLQYLLNGEWRTFHKVTDNIAHKVEVNLKKPQLIDRVRLLAIDGQEMQLNEVQLWGQKYADTSGLENKPILVNQSGYNLYRSKRFTAPEVEDNTSFAIVNSRSGEVEFTGKVVGEKGDFSNFNPLSEDEFLVKINGLESFPFRIGPNWIERVTYRNMVDFMLGARHYVGTVDDIRQISFAWRDGDFFNWSMQSLVAMYLSNPEAYERMERKGHYISNEEFPEKYRGLWGKLEPFAENTPDIVQLMHWDADVKISQRLDHEMQKAELAHFLYAWPYIKRWLPQQNFDLIYQYVKDNWEKEAVSKHSLSQYNKSKAHNLLSLKTQLGTTKGEMPPGFSVIPNLMMYEVATRVGDVDAEKYFEAAYNQMDWMVKHLDWADPMTTKGQRMSEHMTLRAFAYFYHQFPERSPKGITDKVNEWAQMMLDRSENLWDFRKYSQKEWTPPGWNETGNILGFPAAIFAACGILTNKILVQEMEMLAWSHIENAFGRNPTGRQFSYKGPEEVEGVDLGWYSRHKGGIGLLEDVQFVFDGSPKSFHYPNYPEVGDLGWTEGWVQFNTAFNMSMAYIANYYTDIILENKGNGNYTIALTAPLNFDYKQTDVAKIKIVNQAGESLLVSLKEASPLAVKLVGSLQIKENRVVVGEKKLSLDKDDRIILTYGYGYFERRLVLPVSNIEK; the protein is encoded by the coding sequence ATGAAAGAATATAAGCGTTTACAATCAGTACCATTTTGGTTTTTTTTCTGGCTGTTTTGCTATTGCTCACTTCTTGTAAATGCACAGAACAATTTGTCTTTTTCTGCTCAGGCAAGCAGTAGTTCCATGGAAAAAAATCACGAACCCAAACTTGCCATTGATGGGGATTCAAACACCCATTGGAGAAGCCGGCCGGATGATGAGAATGCTTGGATAGTTCTCAAGTTTCCGGGTGCCACAGAAGTGATAAAAGTAGATATAAATTTTGTACCATCGACAGTGCCCAATGAAGCTTTTAATCTACAGTATTTACTCAATGGAGAATGGAGAACATTTCACAAAGTGACCGATAATATTGCCCATAAAGTGGAGGTGAATTTAAAGAAGCCTCAACTGATAGATAGGGTTAGATTGCTAGCAATAGATGGGCAAGAGATGCAACTCAATGAAGTGCAATTGTGGGGACAAAAATATGCGGATACAAGCGGGTTGGAGAATAAGCCGATACTCGTAAATCAAAGTGGATATAATCTTTATAGAAGCAAACGTTTTACAGCACCAGAGGTCGAAGACAACACCTCATTTGCCATTGTCAATAGCAGAAGTGGAGAGGTAGAGTTTACAGGAAAAGTAGTTGGAGAGAAAGGAGATTTTTCAAATTTCAACCCCTTAAGTGAAGATGAATTTTTGGTAAAAATTAATGGACTTGAATCTTTTCCTTTTCGGATAGGTCCCAACTGGATAGAAAGAGTAACCTATAGAAATATGGTTGACTTTATGTTGGGAGCTCGACATTATGTGGGTACGGTTGATGATATTCGGCAGATAAGTTTTGCTTGGAGAGATGGTGATTTTTTCAATTGGTCCATGCAAAGTCTGGTGGCCATGTACCTAAGTAATCCCGAGGCGTATGAGCGGATGGAAAGAAAAGGTCATTATATTTCCAATGAAGAATTTCCTGAAAAGTACAGGGGACTATGGGGAAAATTGGAACCATTTGCTGAAAACACTCCAGACATTGTTCAGTTGATGCATTGGGATGCGGATGTTAAAATTAGTCAAAGGTTGGATCATGAAATGCAAAAAGCAGAGTTGGCACATTTTCTTTATGCTTGGCCTTATATCAAAAGGTGGCTTCCTCAGCAAAATTTCGACTTGATTTATCAATATGTTAAAGACAATTGGGAAAAAGAAGCAGTTTCTAAGCATTCCCTTTCTCAATACAATAAGAGTAAAGCGCATAATCTGTTATCCTTGAAAACTCAACTTGGAACGACCAAAGGAGAAATGCCACCAGGTTTTTCTGTAATACCCAACCTGATGATGTATGAAGTTGCTACACGAGTAGGTGATGTTGATGCTGAAAAGTATTTTGAAGCTGCCTATAATCAAATGGATTGGATGGTAAAGCATTTGGATTGGGCAGATCCAATGACTACCAAGGGACAAAGGATGTCTGAGCACATGACCCTGCGGGCCTTTGCTTATTTCTATCATCAGTTTCCTGAACGATCACCAAAAGGCATTACTGATAAAGTGAATGAATGGGCGCAAATGATGTTGGATCGATCAGAAAATCTTTGGGATTTTAGGAAATACAGTCAAAAAGAATGGACCCCACCCGGATGGAATGAGACCGGAAATATATTAGGTTTTCCGGCTGCTATTTTTGCGGCATGTGGGATTTTGACAAATAAGATTTTAGTCCAAGAAATGGAAATGCTCGCATGGTCCCATATTGAGAATGCCTTTGGTCGGAACCCTACCGGACGTCAATTTTCATATAAGGGGCCTGAGGAAGTGGAAGGGGTGGATCTTGGTTGGTACAGCAGACATAAAGGTGGAATTGGTTTACTAGAGGATGTTCAATTTGTATTTGATGGTTCACCAAAATCCTTTCATTACCCTAATTACCCCGAGGTAGGTGACTTGGGTTGGACAGAGGGATGGGTTCAGTTCAATACTGCATTTAATATGAGCATGGCTTATATTGCCAATTATTATACAGATATAATTTTGGAAAATAAGGGAAATGGGAATTATACAATCGCACTTACTGCACCGCTTAACTTTGATTATAAGCAAACAGATGTTGCCAAAATAAAGATTGTCAATCAAGCCGGCGAAAGCCTCTTGGTGAGCTTGAAAGAGGCTTCTCCTTTGGCTGTAAAATTGGTAGGATCATTGCAAATTAAAGAAAATAGGGTGGTAGTTGGTGAAAAGAAGCTTTCCCTAGATAAGGACGACAGGATTATCTTGACTTATGGATATGGTTATTTTGAACGGCGTTTGGTATTACCGGTTTCAAATATTGAGAAATGA
- a CDS encoding alginate lyase family protein: MSFYPKNQITLIITLVFVLISSDLLWAQKEFILWEGAVLNQAKQNSGTSMAMPEMRKLENEAEMALKSGPFSVVHKKQLPPSGDIHDYTSMGPYWWPDPEKEDGLPYIRRDGEINPEFYDYKDHDEFGALMKSLNTLSKAYYFLENEQYAQYAIRLIKTWFLDSETRMNPNLNYAQRIPGRTEGRGIGIIDTRRMAVLPDVLKMLSASEHWEVSMEKGMKDWLAAYVSWLVNSKHGKDEAVHGNNHTTWYFAQIIPLTIYLDQSDRADSLAKAGLPLILEEMIEKDGSQPAELARTISWNYSSMNLLAIMYFAQACEKVGINLWDAVNEKGGSIAKGMDFLFQYTKTKNDWPYKQIKPLNPVLIKDQLNIAAYKYGNKKYKKVADQMISESTEFSYWDLVNFKQISK, translated from the coding sequence ATGAGCTTTTACCCAAAAAACCAAATTACCCTTATTATTACTTTAGTTTTTGTCTTGATTTCTTCTGATTTACTTTGGGCGCAAAAAGAATTTATTCTATGGGAGGGAGCTGTTTTAAATCAAGCAAAACAAAATTCAGGTACTTCTATGGCAATGCCTGAAATGAGAAAGTTGGAAAATGAGGCAGAAATGGCCTTGAAAAGTGGACCTTTTTCAGTAGTTCATAAAAAGCAATTGCCTCCTAGTGGGGATATTCATGATTATACCAGTATGGGACCTTACTGGTGGCCGGATCCTGAAAAAGAGGATGGACTTCCTTATATAAGACGGGACGGAGAAATCAATCCGGAGTTTTATGACTATAAAGACCACGATGAATTTGGAGCTTTAATGAAGTCCTTGAATACATTAAGTAAGGCTTATTATTTTTTAGAAAATGAGCAATATGCCCAATACGCAATTAGATTAATTAAAACATGGTTTCTCGATTCAGAAACGCGAATGAATCCAAACCTAAATTATGCTCAAAGAATTCCGGGAAGAACAGAAGGTAGAGGTATCGGTATTATAGATACTAGGCGGATGGCGGTTTTACCTGATGTGTTAAAAATGCTCTCAGCTTCTGAACATTGGGAAGTAAGCATGGAAAAGGGAATGAAGGATTGGTTGGCAGCTTATGTTTCATGGTTAGTCAATAGCAAGCATGGTAAGGATGAGGCAGTTCATGGAAACAACCATACTACTTGGTATTTTGCCCAAATTATTCCACTGACAATTTATTTGGATCAGTCTGACAGGGCAGATAGTTTAGCAAAGGCAGGGCTACCTTTAATTTTAGAAGAAATGATTGAAAAGGATGGAAGCCAACCCGCAGAACTTGCTAGAACCATTTCATGGAATTATAGTAGCATGAACTTGTTGGCAATAATGTATTTTGCTCAAGCCTGTGAGAAAGTCGGGATCAATTTGTGGGATGCTGTAAATGAAAAAGGTGGAAGTATAGCGAAGGGCATGGACTTTTTGTTCCAATATACCAAAACAAAAAATGATTGGCCTTATAAACAAATTAAACCGCTTAATCCGGTACTAATAAAAGATCAATTGAATATTGCGGCCTATAAATACGGGAACAAGAAGTACAAAAAAGTGGCGGATCAAATGATAAGTGAAAGTACTGAATTTAGTTATTGGGATTTGGTGAATTTTAAGCAAATTTCAAAGTAG
- a CDS encoding GAF domain-containing sensor histidine kinase, producing the protein MESPNIPNEFDRLLALADYDLDTTELEDQLKDLTKLAAKVAGTEISLVNLIDAVTQWSVAGVGLPVMQLPREDSVCQYTIKGDQALEIKDLSKDERFKHKFYVEDDPNLRYYFGVPLKTSSGHNLGALCVLDTKAITITPEKADLLKIIAEEIINRLEIIKSVNELKSKVKDSLEKQEQVAHDIRGPIGGIIGLAQIIKDQGTNNQLEDVLEFIKVIQSSSQSLLELADQILSTKAKGKKTPEQLNLQNEYNLQVLQEKLKNLYGVQAEQKKINFTVEITSKNFETRFSKVKLLQILGNLISNAIKFTPIGGSVSILLSLEEKNYINSLRAIISDTGTGMTVEQIEEILNGESQTTKGTSGELGYGFGLPLVKHLVDGLGGEMKIDSEFGKYSTFEVNIPV; encoded by the coding sequence ATGGAAAGTCCAAACATCCCAAATGAATTTGATAGATTATTGGCTTTGGCCGATTATGATTTGGATACTACGGAGTTAGAAGATCAATTAAAGGATCTTACCAAATTAGCAGCTAAAGTAGCCGGGACTGAAATCTCACTTGTTAACCTAATTGATGCTGTAACACAATGGAGCGTGGCGGGAGTAGGATTACCGGTGATGCAGTTGCCAAGAGAAGACTCGGTTTGCCAATATACCATCAAGGGAGATCAAGCCCTTGAAATAAAAGACCTTTCTAAAGATGAAAGATTCAAACATAAGTTTTATGTGGAAGATGATCCAAATTTAAGGTATTATTTTGGGGTTCCATTGAAAACAAGTTCTGGCCATAATTTGGGTGCTTTGTGTGTATTGGATACTAAGGCAATAACAATTACTCCCGAAAAAGCAGACCTTTTAAAAATCATAGCTGAGGAAATTATTAATCGCTTGGAAATTATCAAGTCTGTAAATGAGTTGAAATCTAAGGTCAAAGACTCATTGGAAAAACAAGAACAGGTAGCCCATGATATACGTGGTCCAATTGGAGGAATAATAGGCTTGGCCCAAATTATAAAAGATCAAGGTACCAATAATCAATTGGAAGATGTTCTAGAGTTTATTAAGGTTATTCAAAGCAGTAGCCAATCGCTATTAGAGTTAGCAGATCAAATCCTTTCAACAAAAGCTAAAGGAAAAAAAACACCAGAACAATTAAACCTTCAAAATGAGTATAACCTCCAAGTGTTGCAAGAGAAGTTAAAAAATTTATATGGTGTTCAGGCAGAACAGAAAAAAATAAATTTTACAGTTGAGATTACAAGTAAGAACTTTGAGACAAGATTTTCAAAGGTTAAATTATTGCAAATTTTAGGTAATCTAATATCTAATGCCATCAAATTTACACCCATAGGTGGAAGTGTAAGCATCTTACTTAGCCTCGAAGAAAAGAATTACATTAATAGTTTGAGGGCAATAATAAGTGATACAGGAACAGGTATGACGGTGGAACAAATTGAGGAGATATTAAATGGGGAGAGTCAAACGACTAAGGGCACTTCTGGTGAATTGGGCTACGGGTTTGGTTTACCTTTGGTAAAACACCTAGTTGATGGTCTGGGAGGAGAAATGAAAATAGATTCAGAATTTGGGAAATACTCAACTTTTGAAGTTAATATTCCTGTATAA
- a CDS encoding DUF2911 domain-containing protein, with the protein MKNLKFQYTLLCLSLLMAFTIVFQSQAQIQIPAPSPASFVSQNVGFTKISMAYSSPAVKGRTIFGELVPYGTPWRAGANAPTTIEFSTAVNIGGKTLNAGKYSIFITPNQSESWTIHFNSKGNAIYAYMQDGKVNTAALERDDAVSLNVSPEKSMEIQERLTYSISAEDNKVAKVTFEWEKVNFSFKIDTQVDQKLEEFNTVFK; encoded by the coding sequence ATGAAAAATTTAAAATTCCAATACACATTATTATGCCTTTCACTATTAATGGCATTCACCATTGTTTTCCAATCTCAAGCTCAAATACAAATACCAGCACCCAGTCCCGCTAGTTTTGTTTCTCAAAACGTAGGTTTTACTAAAATCAGTATGGCCTATTCCTCACCAGCTGTAAAGGGAAGAACCATTTTTGGTGAACTTGTGCCTTATGGAACCCCATGGAGGGCGGGTGCAAATGCACCAACAACTATTGAATTTAGCACTGCTGTTAATATAGGTGGCAAAACACTCAATGCAGGTAAATATTCAATTTTTATCACTCCTAATCAATCCGAAAGCTGGACCATACACTTTAATTCTAAAGGAAATGCCATTTATGCTTACATGCAAGATGGAAAAGTAAATACAGCAGCTCTTGAAAGAGATGATGCAGTATCATTGAATGTAAGTCCTGAAAAATCAATGGAAATTCAAGAAAGGCTTACTTATTCAATATCAGCTGAAGACAATAAAGTAGCAAAAGTTACTTTTGAATGGGAAAAGGTAAATTTCTCATTTAAAATAGATACGCAGGTAGATCAAAAACTGGAAGAATTCAACACTGTTTTTAAGTAA